In a genomic window of Corynebacterium lizhenjunii:
- the ptsP gene encoding phosphoenolpyruvate--protein phosphotransferase — protein sequence MGNASSHSIKGTGVVAGVAYAPAVWVRPRPDLPTVGTPVGEDQREAEFERFTEAALTVAGRLETRAAGAEGNAAEVLTATAGMVKDRGWHKAVRKNINSGNNAEYAVVGATDKFVAMFEAAGGIMAERTTDLKDVRDRVIAQLRGEPEPGLPTVTGEAVLLADDLAPADTATLDTAHIKALVTELGGPTSHTAIIARQLDIPCIVAVGAELRSIEAGTQVFLDGSLGTVTLNADESEARQAVAEYREFAAKVAQWTGPAQTKDGHRFQLLANVADGNAARVAADTEAEGIGLYRTEMSFLSATEEPTVDEQARIYGKVFAAFPESKVVVRTLDAGSDKPISYATMESEENPALGVRGLRIARDNESLLTRQLDAIAQAAAERSDDAATWVMAPMVATPSEAKWFARLCRERNLTAGAMIEVPAAALMADTIMPHLDFVSIGTNDLTQYTMAADRLSPQLAYLTDPWQPAVLRLIQHTCVVGRDHNVPVGVCGEAAADPMLAGVLVGLGVNSLSCAATAIAGVGAQLAELTREDCEKIADLAVSAESAAEAREAVRDYISALA from the coding sequence ATGGGAAATGCATCTTCGCACAGCATCAAAGGAACCGGCGTAGTCGCAGGCGTGGCCTACGCTCCGGCAGTATGGGTCAGGCCGCGTCCGGACCTACCCACCGTAGGTACGCCCGTCGGCGAGGACCAGCGTGAGGCCGAGTTCGAGCGCTTTACGGAGGCAGCATTGACCGTGGCAGGCCGCCTTGAGACCCGGGCTGCAGGCGCCGAGGGTAACGCGGCGGAAGTTCTCACCGCCACTGCCGGAATGGTCAAAGACCGCGGCTGGCACAAGGCAGTGCGCAAGAACATCAACTCCGGTAACAACGCCGAATACGCCGTAGTTGGCGCCACCGATAAATTTGTGGCCATGTTTGAGGCCGCCGGGGGGATCATGGCGGAGCGCACTACGGACCTCAAAGATGTGCGGGACCGCGTCATTGCCCAGCTGCGCGGGGAGCCGGAGCCCGGGCTGCCGACGGTGACGGGGGAGGCCGTGCTTCTTGCAGACGACCTTGCACCCGCGGATACCGCAACGCTGGATACCGCCCACATCAAGGCTTTGGTCACCGAGCTGGGAGGGCCCACCTCCCACACCGCGATCATTGCCCGCCAGCTGGACATCCCCTGCATCGTGGCAGTTGGTGCGGAGCTGCGCAGCATCGAGGCAGGCACCCAGGTATTCCTGGACGGCTCCCTGGGAACGGTGACGCTCAATGCTGATGAGTCCGAAGCCCGACAAGCAGTTGCGGAATACCGGGAATTTGCCGCCAAGGTTGCCCAGTGGACCGGTCCTGCCCAAACCAAAGACGGACACCGATTCCAACTGCTGGCCAACGTCGCCGATGGCAATGCCGCGCGCGTAGCTGCGGACACGGAGGCAGAGGGCATCGGCCTGTATCGCACGGAGATGTCCTTCCTCTCCGCCACGGAAGAACCCACCGTCGATGAGCAGGCCCGCATCTATGGCAAAGTATTTGCGGCCTTCCCCGAGTCGAAAGTCGTGGTGCGCACCCTTGATGCAGGCTCCGATAAGCCGATTTCCTACGCCACCATGGAATCAGAGGAAAACCCTGCGCTGGGCGTGCGTGGCCTGCGCATTGCCCGCGACAATGAGTCGCTGCTTACCCGGCAGTTGGATGCCATCGCCCAAGCTGCCGCGGAACGCAGCGACGATGCCGCTACGTGGGTCATGGCACCAATGGTGGCTACCCCCTCTGAGGCCAAGTGGTTTGCCCGGCTGTGCCGGGAACGCAACCTGACTGCGGGGGCGATGATTGAGGTCCCCGCTGCCGCGCTCATGGCGGACACCATCATGCCCCACCTGGATTTTGTCTCCATCGGTACCAATGACCTGACCCAGTACACTATGGCGGCTGACCGCTTGTCGCCGCAGCTGGCCTATCTGACCGACCCCTGGCAGCCAGCAGTGCTGCGTCTTATTCAGCACACCTGCGTTGTGGGCCGTGACCACAACGTGCCGGTTGGCGTGTGTGGTGAAGCCGCTGCGGATCCCATGCTCGCCGGGGTACTCGTTGGTCTGGGAGTGAACTCCTTGTCGTGTGCTGCTACCGCAATTGCCGGTGTTGGTGCACAGTTGGCCGAATTAACCAGGGAAGACTGTGAAAAGATCGCCGATCTGGCTGTCAGTGCCGAAAGCGCCGCCGAAGCCCGTGAGGCAGTGCGTGACTACATCAGTGCACTGGCCTAG